From one Paenibacillus sp. FSL K6-1330 genomic stretch:
- the ftsX gene encoding permease-like cell division protein FtsX — protein MNFRTFLRHLREGAKSVFRNGWMSVASVTSIVVSLFILGVFMLLVMNVNALADKADSNVQINTYLNLNVDKKLRETIKSEIEAMPEVGGIKFVSKEEGMKELEESLGSEWVEGFSEADQNPLPDAFEVSVIEPTTVGFVADKITALNQKYTEEPILRVKYGEGTVETLFKITKTVRNIGFIFVAGLGLMSMFLISNTIRVTILARRREIGIMKLVGATNNFIRWPFFVEGAMIGLMGSIVTVTLLFVGYNRLYAASQTDLTLAKSLIPLGDLWLQLGIIIVGLGMVIGIWGSTMSIRKFLKV, from the coding sequence ATGAATTTTAGAACCTTCTTGCGGCACTTGCGGGAAGGGGCGAAGAGCGTTTTCCGGAATGGATGGATGTCGGTGGCATCGGTTACTTCCATCGTAGTGTCTTTGTTTATACTGGGCGTTTTCATGCTATTAGTCATGAATGTTAACGCTTTAGCCGATAAAGCAGATAGCAATGTGCAAATCAATACGTACTTAAATCTCAATGTGGATAAGAAGCTGCGCGAAACCATCAAGAGTGAAATCGAGGCAATGCCGGAGGTCGGCGGCATCAAGTTCGTGTCCAAGGAAGAGGGCATGAAGGAGCTTGAAGAAAGCCTGGGCTCCGAATGGGTGGAAGGCTTCAGCGAGGCGGACCAGAATCCGCTTCCTGATGCATTCGAGGTTTCCGTTATTGAACCGACCACGGTCGGTTTTGTTGCCGACAAGATTACCGCTCTGAACCAGAAGTATACGGAGGAGCCGATCCTGCGAGTCAAGTATGGGGAAGGCACGGTCGAAACTCTGTTCAAGATTACGAAGACGGTGCGGAATATCGGCTTTATTTTCGTAGCGGGACTCGGTTTGATGTCTATGTTCCTGATCTCGAACACCATTCGAGTTACTATTTTGGCCCGTCGCCGCGAGATCGGCATTATGAAGCTTGTCGGCGCGACCAACAACTTCATTCGCTGGCCGTTTTTCGTGGAAGGTGCCATGATCGGCCTGATGGGCTCCATTGTGACGGTCACGCTGTTGTTTGTAGGCTACAATCGTCTGTACGCTGCGTCGCAAACCGATCTGACGCTGGCAAAGAGCTTAATCCCGCTGGGAGATTTGTGGCTGCAGCTCGGCATCATTATCGTTGGGCTGGGAATGGTCATTGGCATCTGGGGCAGCACCATGTCGATACGTAAATTTTTGAAAGTATAA
- a CDS encoding polymer-forming cytoskeletal protein has protein sequence MIPHDDKLSDLKITGTGSSSGGQYDKVRIDGAGQVNGDLDCRELIGNGNMSVSGAIAARTIRVNGSGTIKGAVESEELHVAGSLSLKDGLRCRSIFIGGHCSIHGDSESKKLEVTGNLRSRGDVRSESATLQGGFKIDGRLHVGTADIRVLGRCLAQEIVGDRITVRKKGKRLWEMLSLPLRGTRLEARIIEGDVLDLEYVEADIVRGNRVILGKGCEIRQVEYRDELSQHPEAEVRASRQF, from the coding sequence ATGATACCACATGACGACAAGCTGTCCGATCTGAAGATTACGGGAACCGGAAGTTCAAGCGGCGGCCAATACGATAAGGTGCGCATTGACGGTGCCGGGCAGGTGAATGGAGATCTGGATTGCCGAGAATTAATAGGTAATGGAAATATGAGTGTTAGTGGCGCCATAGCTGCCCGTACGATTCGCGTGAACGGATCGGGAACCATTAAGGGGGCTGTGGAGTCTGAGGAGCTGCATGTAGCCGGCAGTTTGAGTTTGAAGGATGGATTGCGCTGTCGCTCCATCTTTATCGGGGGGCATTGCAGCATTCACGGAGATTCCGAATCGAAAAAACTTGAGGTCACCGGAAACCTGAGAAGCCGTGGTGACGTGCGGAGTGAATCCGCCACGTTGCAAGGGGGATTTAAGATCGATGGCCGCCTGCATGTTGGAACAGCGGATATCCGAGTATTGGGCCGCTGCCTTGCACAGGAAATCGTTGGAGACCGGATAACGGTCCGCAAAAAAGGGAAGCGGCTCTGGGAAATGCTGTCCTTGCCTTTACGGGGAACACGGCTGGAGGCTCGTATTATTGAAGGCGATGTCCTTGATCTCGAGTATGTTGAAGCCGATATCGTCCGCGGTAACCGGGTGATCTTAGGCAAAGGGTGCGAGATTCGGCAAGTGGAGTACAGAGATGAACTGTCACAGCATCCGGAAGCCGAGGTCAGAGCATCTCGGCAGTTTTAA
- a CDS encoding IS110 family transposase, with product MKDTIKYVGLDVSKENIAVSVADPGREGARYLGTIPHTEYHILKVLRKLGQPNELSVCYEAGPTGYPLVRLLTAHGYDCIVIAPSLMPSRPGERVKTDRRDSMRLAQLLRAGELTHVHVPTPEEEALRDLVRMREDVKEDRARIRQRIGKFLLRHQIAPKEPLRRWTAKYRLWLGRIPFESASQRLVLQEMLHQMDENEERLKRMEAAIHEEATEGHHAPLIQALQTLRGVAETTATGIVAEVCSFTRFGNAKAFMGYTGLVPREYSSGQSRWQGNITKSGNTHLRRLLVESAWSYRYKPALQGELKKRQQGKSPEIQAISWKAQYRLHRKYTKMLSKGKPSGKAVVAVARELSGFIWSIARELEEKGINR from the coding sequence ATGAAGGATACCATAAAATACGTAGGCTTAGACGTGTCGAAGGAAAATATTGCTGTATCTGTAGCTGATCCAGGAAGAGAAGGCGCTCGGTATTTGGGCACGATTCCTCATACCGAGTATCACATCTTGAAAGTATTGAGGAAGTTAGGCCAACCCAATGAATTAAGCGTTTGTTACGAGGCAGGTCCAACAGGATATCCTTTAGTTCGTTTGCTAACTGCACATGGATATGACTGCATTGTTATCGCCCCATCACTTATGCCTAGTCGTCCAGGAGAACGGGTAAAAACGGATCGTAGGGATTCGATGCGTCTGGCACAATTACTTCGAGCAGGTGAATTAACACATGTGCATGTACCTACTCCAGAGGAAGAAGCGCTTCGTGATTTGGTACGAATGCGTGAAGATGTTAAGGAAGATCGAGCTCGAATCCGGCAGCGGATCGGGAAGTTTCTCCTTCGTCATCAGATTGCACCTAAAGAGCCACTTCGCCGTTGGACGGCTAAATACCGGTTATGGTTAGGACGTATTCCATTCGAGTCCGCTTCTCAACGTTTGGTTCTGCAGGAAATGCTGCATCAGATGGATGAAAATGAAGAACGTCTGAAGCGTATGGAAGCAGCCATTCACGAAGAAGCCACGGAAGGGCACCACGCCCCCTTAATACAAGCCCTTCAAACCTTACGTGGAGTAGCTGAAACGACAGCAACAGGAATCGTAGCGGAAGTGTGTTCATTTACCCGGTTTGGTAATGCGAAGGCTTTCATGGGGTACACAGGTTTGGTGCCGAGGGAATACTCAAGTGGCCAAAGCCGATGGCAGGGAAACATTACGAAATCGGGGAATACCCACCTTCGTCGTTTATTGGTCGAATCCGCTTGGAGTTACCGCTATAAACCTGCGCTACAAGGAGAGTTAAAGAAACGTCAACAAGGAAAATCTCCTGAAATTCAGGCCATATCCTGGAAGGCACAGTATCGACTACATCGAAAATACACGAAAATGCTGTCAAAGGGTAAGCCTAGTGGCAAAGCAGTT
- a CDS encoding peptidoglycan DD-metalloendopeptidase family protein yields the protein MKKIAAGVAALLLATVMIQPTVGQAEKKTSADVDRELSVLQEQVKKARAQKNKAAENKQEAQHYKKKTTKNLKYVMEQISIVSNELTKISMKIEETEDLLRKTTKELEAAEERIASREKLLESRIRLIYMDGQVSYLDVLLSSTSFSDFIERADSLKTIVNQDQDLLVEHKQDKLLVIDKKKELEGQYATAKDLYGQMEDRKSILNEKEQEKRVLLAQYDQDIEDAEILTEEQDKMLVALASKRSDLQKEKNKLAAEEAARKAAAAKAAAAKRAKATTLGGSKGGGGYTGNGGPFAIPVSGARLSSGYGPRVHPVTGQAGKMHTGQDFAVPQGTEIRAAESGTVILAEWWSGYGNCVIVDHGGGVWTLYGHIRNGGIKVSEGDKVSRGQKIAEVGSTGQSTGPHLHFEVRINGSPVNPSPYL from the coding sequence TTGAAGAAAATCGCCGCAGGAGTAGCAGCCTTATTACTGGCCACTGTTATGATCCAACCGACCGTCGGACAAGCCGAGAAGAAGACTTCAGCCGATGTAGATCGAGAGCTGAGCGTGCTTCAGGAGCAGGTCAAGAAAGCACGGGCACAGAAGAACAAAGCAGCGGAAAATAAACAAGAAGCTCAGCATTACAAGAAAAAAACAACGAAGAATTTGAAATATGTGATGGAGCAGATCAGCATCGTCAGCAATGAATTGACCAAAATCTCCATGAAGATCGAGGAGACAGAGGATCTGCTGAGAAAAACAACCAAAGAACTTGAAGCGGCGGAGGAGCGTATCGCCTCCCGTGAGAAGCTGTTGGAATCCCGGATTCGCCTCATCTATATGGATGGGCAAGTATCTTATTTGGATGTGCTGCTCTCCTCGACCAGCTTCAGCGATTTTATTGAGCGTGCGGATTCTTTGAAGACGATCGTTAACCAGGACCAGGATTTGCTGGTGGAGCATAAGCAGGACAAGCTGCTTGTCATCGACAAGAAGAAGGAGCTTGAAGGACAGTATGCAACCGCCAAGGACCTGTATGGCCAAATGGAGGACCGCAAGAGTATCCTGAACGAGAAGGAACAGGAGAAGCGCGTACTACTGGCCCAGTATGATCAGGATATCGAAGATGCGGAAATCTTGACCGAAGAGCAGGATAAAATGTTGGTTGCCTTAGCAAGCAAACGTTCGGATCTGCAGAAGGAAAAGAATAAGCTTGCGGCTGAGGAAGCTGCCCGTAAAGCAGCGGCTGCCAAAGCGGCTGCGGCGAAAAGAGCCAAGGCGACCACCCTCGGTGGAAGTAAAGGTGGCGGCGGATACACAGGTAACGGCGGACCATTCGCGATCCCAGTTTCCGGTGCCAGACTTTCATCGGGTTATGGGCCTCGAGTTCATCCGGTAACGGGCCAGGCTGGCAAGATGCATACAGGCCAGGATTTCGCGGTACCACAGGGGACTGAGATCCGGGCAGCTGAGAGCGGCACGGTCATATTGGCCGAGTGGTGGAGCGGTTACGGAAACTGTGTTATTGTTGATCATGGGGGCGGCGTATGGACCTTGTATGGACATATCCGCAATGGCGGGATTAAAGTCAGCGAAGGCGACAAGGTGTCTAGAGGGCAGAAGATTGCCGAAGTGGGTTCCACGGGTCAGAGCACAGGACCGCATCTTCATTTTGAGGTTCGGATCAATGGATCGCCGGTCAATCCTTCGCCTTATCTGTAA
- the ftsE gene encoding cell division ATP-binding protein FtsE translates to MIEMQDVWKTYPNGAHALQGVSVKINRNEFVYVVGPSGAGKSTFMKLIYREEVPTKGQISVNGFNIGKLKQRKIPYVRRNIGVIFQDYRLLPKLTAYENVAFAMEVIEAPQRLIKRRVMEVLELVGLRAKANREPSQLSGGEQQRIAIARAIVNNPSVIIADEPTGNLDPETSWGIMQLLDEINFRGTTIVMATHNRDIVNTMRKRVLAIEHGQIVRDQQRGDYGYEF, encoded by the coding sequence GTGATCGAAATGCAGGACGTATGGAAGACTTATCCGAACGGCGCTCATGCGCTTCAAGGAGTTTCCGTCAAAATCAATCGAAATGAATTCGTCTATGTTGTCGGACCGTCAGGTGCTGGCAAATCGACGTTTATGAAACTTATCTATAGAGAAGAAGTGCCTACGAAGGGGCAAATTTCTGTTAATGGATTTAATATCGGGAAGCTGAAGCAGCGCAAAATTCCCTATGTTCGCCGAAATATCGGGGTTATTTTTCAGGACTATCGTCTGCTGCCCAAGCTGACTGCTTACGAAAATGTAGCTTTTGCCATGGAGGTTATTGAAGCGCCGCAGCGTCTCATCAAGAGACGGGTCATGGAGGTGCTGGAGCTTGTGGGCCTGAGAGCCAAGGCGAACCGCGAACCTTCCCAACTCTCCGGGGGTGAGCAGCAGCGGATCGCAATCGCCAGAGCGATTGTGAATAACCCCTCCGTCATTATTGCGGACGAGCCTACAGGTAACCTGGATCCGGAAACCTCGTGGGGCATCATGCAGCTGCTGGATGAAATCAATTTCAGGGGAACCACCATCGTAATGGCTACCCACAACAGGGATATCGTGAACACCATGCGTAAACGCGTTCTTGCGATTGAGCATGGACAGATCGTCCGTGACCAGCAGAGAGGAGATTACGGGTATGAATTTTAG
- a CDS encoding VanW family protein: MKKIHLGLIIVISFGLLLSVGFGLLTMYVNQKELPKGVVLSGWQVGGTPADEVLSELDQRLQAMTALKVELQSDTLKGHTESFTLREAGVQFSAADFREAIARLSEGSLWDQVLYRRNFQLEWHISTDWDRNVLKERLSEDWQKERFGEPVNAVRSISEDDVVRYTPEKTAYRIDWPAFYEGFGAALPNESHFTEPKFDEIITVQLPVIRQKPPVTVKSLQDEGIERKIVEFSTSLGSSGPGRVHNVTAAAKAVDGMILKPGDEFNYAHIIDAAKKEYGFEEAPVIVNGRLVPGIGGGICQVSSTVYHAALLVGLEITERRNHSLPVSYLPKGQDATFAEGVINFRFRNNTGKHLLILSEVSHDNLTLKMFGTFPENTEYELVSTTVETLPSPEKIIHNNSLPPGLKQVVQNGKPGYVVETYRAKKVNGKVVEKVKISKDTYRPQNSIVAINPTNDVQLPEANDTPKEEVVEDGISAP, from the coding sequence ATGAAAAAAATTCATCTTGGTCTCATCATTGTCATCAGTTTCGGTCTTCTCCTCTCCGTCGGCTTCGGTCTATTGACGATGTACGTGAACCAGAAGGAACTCCCGAAGGGGGTCGTTCTCTCCGGTTGGCAGGTAGGCGGTACACCCGCAGACGAGGTGCTGTCAGAGCTGGATCAACGGCTGCAGGCGATGACAGCATTGAAGGTGGAGCTGCAATCGGACACTCTGAAAGGGCACACGGAAAGCTTCACTCTCCGGGAAGCCGGAGTTCAATTCAGCGCTGCCGATTTTCGGGAAGCTATCGCCAGGTTGTCCGAAGGATCATTATGGGATCAGGTTCTTTACCGGCGTAACTTTCAGCTGGAGTGGCATATATCCACGGACTGGGATCGCAATGTGTTAAAAGAGCGGTTGAGCGAAGACTGGCAAAAGGAACGCTTTGGCGAACCCGTCAATGCGGTGCGGAGCATATCCGAAGATGACGTTGTCCGGTACACCCCGGAGAAAACGGCATACCGCATCGATTGGCCGGCATTCTATGAAGGGTTCGGCGCTGCGCTTCCGAATGAGTCCCACTTCACCGAGCCGAAATTCGATGAGATCATTACGGTCCAACTGCCTGTCATCCGTCAAAAGCCCCCCGTTACCGTAAAATCGCTGCAGGATGAGGGGATTGAGCGCAAAATCGTCGAATTCTCTACGAGTCTCGGATCCAGCGGGCCTGGACGCGTTCATAACGTGACTGCCGCTGCCAAAGCCGTAGACGGCATGATTCTGAAGCCCGGCGATGAATTCAATTATGCTCATATTATTGATGCTGCGAAGAAGGAGTACGGCTTTGAAGAAGCCCCCGTTATCGTGAACGGCAGGCTGGTTCCCGGGATCGGCGGCGGGATCTGCCAGGTATCCAGCACAGTCTATCATGCCGCTTTGCTCGTCGGGCTGGAAATCACCGAACGGCGCAATCATTCCCTTCCGGTCAGCTACCTGCCCAAGGGGCAGGATGCCACCTTTGCTGAAGGGGTGATCAATTTTCGCTTTCGGAACAATACAGGCAAGCATCTGCTTATTTTATCGGAGGTATCGCACGATAATTTAACACTAAAGATGTTCGGCACCTTCCCGGAAAATACGGAATATGAGCTTGTGTCCACCACCGTTGAAACCTTGCCGTCACCAGAGAAAATCATTCACAATAACTCGCTTCCTCCAGGACTCAAGCAGGTGGTTCAGAACGGGAAGCCAGGCTATGTGGTTGAAACCTACCGAGCCAAGAAAGTAAACGGCAAAGTTGTGGAGAAAGTCAAAATATCCAAGGATACCTACCGCCCCCAGAACAGCATCGTTGCCATTAATCCGACGAACGATGTCCAACTGCCTGAAGCGAATGATACCCCGAAAGAGGAAGTGGTTGAGGACGGTATCAGTGCCCCGTAA
- a CDS encoding alpha/beta hydrolase family protein, which produces MALMQCRFYSEVLGLSTSMTVILPQQTSSQIGMTNHAKSGLHPTLFLLHGLSDDDSIWLRRTSIERYVAEMGIAVVMPQVHRSFYTDMEYGGKYWTFISQELPAIARSFFPLSPAREDNFVAGLSMGGYGAFKLALRCPESFAAAASLSGALDMAGHIRRNEALFEHQLVYGDQDITGTDNDLLWLLQEVERSEGPKPLLYQCCGTEDFLYEDNQAFRKACEETSLELIYQEGPGNHDWGYWDTHIQDVLKWLPLKA; this is translated from the coding sequence ATGGCTCTTATGCAATGTCGCTTTTACTCGGAGGTACTGGGTCTCAGTACGTCCATGACCGTCATTCTCCCTCAGCAAACCTCTTCGCAGATCGGTATGACCAATCATGCCAAAAGCGGTCTGCATCCGACGCTCTTCCTGCTGCACGGCCTGTCCGACGACGATTCCATCTGGCTGCGCAGAACCTCCATTGAACGCTATGTGGCCGAGATGGGCATTGCCGTCGTGATGCCGCAAGTTCACCGCAGCTTCTATACCGACATGGAATACGGTGGCAAATATTGGACCTTCATCAGTCAGGAGCTGCCGGCCATTGCCCGTTCCTTCTTCCCGTTATCCCCCGCGAGGGAAGATAACTTCGTCGCCGGCTTGTCCATGGGCGGATACGGGGCATTCAAGCTGGCGCTCCGCTGCCCGGAATCCTTTGCCGCGGCTGCCAGTTTGTCGGGCGCTCTCGATATGGCGGGTCATATCCGGAGGAATGAGGCCTTGTTTGAACATCAATTAGTCTACGGAGATCAAGATATTACCGGTACCGACAACGACTTGCTGTGGCTGCTACAGGAAGTCGAACGATCCGAAGGGCCTAAGCCGCTGCTGTATCAATGCTGCGGAACCGAAGACTTCCTCTATGAAGACAATCAAGCGTTCCGAAAAGCCTGCGAAGAAACCTCCCTCGAACTCATCTATCAGGAAGGTCCAGGCAATCATGATTGGGGATATTGGGATACCCACATTCAGGATGTGCTGAAGTGGCTACCGTTGAAGGCCTGA
- a CDS encoding PDZ domain-containing protein, which produces METLKQLLMYGIDAGIQLLTQPFYYISILFVMLFYRRQVLVERKLFHVKLHSWGLQTWRTFLGGLLAGIGVSIVVAFLGISLSLEAIICIWVTSLILMLFHIRYLCFAYSIGLLGIIQFGLGWFPNWQPDGWVSHITTTIHGLDIPALLALSAVLHFAEALLVRIQGSGFATPLFLEGKRGKLVGGYHMQSFWPLPLFLLVPAVSGGSVLPWTPFFGGDAWSTGFTMMALPVVIGFGEMTQSMLPQEKASITSKRLIFYGAIVLALSLLAEWWTPLTIVAALAALLLHEGLVWYSRYEEQQRSPIFVHPIRGLRVLAVLPNSPASELGILAGETILKVNGKLIHSKEQLHSALRQNSAFCKLEVQNHQGESKFLQRAIYAGDHHQLGAIVAPDPRDGIAVGLKPVSLITLLANKLHIRSKRGSSGSKTTGGSEEAGFHSS; this is translated from the coding sequence TTGGAGACATTGAAACAACTGCTGATGTATGGGATAGATGCAGGCATACAACTGCTGACGCAGCCCTTTTATTATATTTCGATTTTGTTTGTCATGCTGTTCTACCGAAGGCAGGTGTTGGTGGAGCGTAAGTTGTTCCATGTGAAGCTGCATTCCTGGGGATTGCAGACATGGCGAACGTTTCTGGGCGGGCTGCTGGCAGGAATCGGCGTGTCCATCGTAGTAGCCTTCCTGGGAATATCCTTAAGCCTGGAAGCCATCATATGCATATGGGTGACTTCCCTGATCCTGATGCTGTTTCATATCCGGTACTTATGCTTTGCCTATTCCATCGGTCTTCTCGGGATCATTCAGTTTGGATTAGGCTGGTTTCCGAATTGGCAGCCGGATGGCTGGGTCAGTCACATAACGACAACGATCCATGGATTGGACATTCCTGCGCTGCTGGCTTTATCCGCCGTTCTGCATTTTGCAGAAGCCTTGCTTGTCAGGATACAGGGTTCGGGTTTTGCTACACCGCTGTTTCTTGAGGGTAAGCGTGGCAAGCTCGTAGGCGGTTATCACATGCAGAGCTTCTGGCCCTTGCCCTTGTTCTTGCTTGTTCCGGCGGTAAGCGGAGGAAGCGTGCTGCCATGGACGCCATTCTTCGGTGGTGATGCCTGGAGTACAGGCTTTACCATGATGGCACTCCCGGTCGTGATTGGCTTCGGGGAAATGACGCAGAGCATGCTCCCGCAGGAGAAGGCAAGCATCACATCGAAGCGGCTCATATTTTACGGAGCCATTGTGCTGGCATTGAGCCTGTTGGCCGAGTGGTGGACACCACTCACGATCGTGGCTGCATTAGCGGCATTACTGCTGCATGAGGGCTTGGTGTGGTACAGCCGTTATGAAGAACAGCAGCGCAGTCCGATCTTTGTGCATCCGATTCGTGGACTACGCGTTCTCGCAGTGCTTCCGAATAGTCCGGCAAGCGAACTTGGCATTCTGGCAGGAGAGACGATCCTGAAGGTGAACGGTAAACTGATTCACAGTAAGGAACAGCTGCATAGCGCGCTTCGTCAGAATTCGGCCTTCTGTAAGCTGGAGGTTCAGAACCATCAGGGGGAGAGTAAATTCCTGCAGCGTGCAATCTACGCGGGGGATCATCATCAATTGGGAGCTATCGTTGCCCCCGACCCGAGGGATGGCATAGCGGTCGGGTTGAAGCCGGTAAGCTTGATCACCCTGCTGGCGAATAAACTTCATATTCGCAGCAAGCGGGGTTCTTCCGGTAGTAAGACGACCGGCGGCTCCGAAGAAGCCGGGTTCCATTCATCATAA
- a CDS encoding S41 family peptidase, which yields MLKKRTAVFLVIAAMLCGVLLTMALTQLPAPSQTGDGEGLLASIANRNGLEQSEAKKLGTAIDLIESNYYKDIDRSKLIDGAINGMMEALEDPYSNYMGKETAAQFEESIEGSFSGIGAEVSSVDGSVVVVSPIKGSPADKAGIRAKDTILSVNGESLQGLELNAAVNKIRGPKGSKAVLQIKRAGSEQPVEYVIVRDDVDLETVSARMEKGGIGVIEISQFSLNTGERFKEELKKLESQGMKGLLIDVRNNPGGVLSVVIDIAEQFVPKGELIVQVEDKNKKREKHPSGGEAKSYPITVLMNKGSASASEILAGALQQSAGATLMGEHSFGKGTVQTSFDKQFGDGSLLKVTIAKWLTPNGTWIHEKGIEPDIQVSQPEYFTVAPIDKKKTYTYDTNSTDVKNAQIMLEAVGYKIGRTDGYFDRNTEKAVKSFQSKHKLKADGILNGATAEALEAALIEKIQDPKEDNQMNRGIAEVRKEIAAKASNK from the coding sequence TTGCTGAAAAAACGAACGGCTGTCTTTCTGGTCATAGCTGCCATGCTGTGCGGCGTGCTGTTAACGATGGCTTTGACCCAGCTGCCCGCTCCTAGCCAGACCGGAGACGGTGAGGGGCTGCTGGCCAGTATAGCAAACAGGAATGGACTGGAGCAGTCTGAAGCGAAAAAACTGGGGACAGCGATTGACCTCATCGAAAGCAATTATTACAAGGATATCGATCGGTCGAAACTGATCGACGGCGCCATCAACGGGATGATGGAAGCGCTGGAAGATCCATATTCCAACTATATGGGAAAAGAAACGGCAGCCCAGTTTGAAGAGAGCATTGAGGGCTCCTTCTCAGGGATTGGTGCGGAGGTATCCTCTGTAGATGGCAGTGTCGTTGTTGTATCCCCGATCAAGGGATCTCCTGCGGATAAAGCCGGGATCCGGGCAAAGGATACCATCCTCTCAGTTAATGGGGAATCTTTGCAGGGTCTGGAGTTGAACGCGGCAGTCAACAAGATTCGCGGTCCGAAAGGTTCCAAGGCCGTCCTTCAGATTAAGCGTGCAGGCTCTGAGCAGCCTGTCGAGTATGTTATCGTTCGTGATGACGTCGATCTGGAAACCGTGTCGGCACGGATGGAGAAGGGCGGAATCGGTGTTATTGAGATCTCCCAATTCTCGCTGAATACAGGCGAACGCTTTAAGGAAGAACTCAAGAAACTGGAAAGCCAAGGCATGAAGGGACTGCTGATCGACGTCCGGAACAATCCAGGCGGCGTGCTGTCCGTTGTCATCGACATTGCAGAGCAGTTCGTACCTAAAGGCGAGTTGATCGTTCAGGTAGAGGATAAGAATAAGAAGCGGGAGAAGCATCCTTCGGGCGGTGAGGCGAAATCTTATCCGATAACGGTGCTGATGAACAAGGGCAGCGCCAGCGCTTCCGAAATTTTGGCAGGCGCACTGCAGCAATCGGCAGGAGCTACCTTGATGGGAGAGCATTCCTTCGGAAAAGGTACCGTGCAAACGAGCTTTGATAAGCAGTTTGGCGATGGAAGCCTGCTGAAAGTAACGATTGCCAAGTGGTTGACGCCAAACGGTACCTGGATCCATGAGAAGGGAATTGAGCCGGATATTCAGGTGTCACAGCCAGAATACTTTACCGTTGCACCGATCGATAAGAAGAAAACTTATACGTACGACACGAATAGCACGGACGTGAAGAATGCACAGATCATGCTTGAAGCGGTTGGTTATAAGATCGGGCGTACGGATGGCTATTTCGACCGGAATACAGAGAAGGCCGTTAAGAGTTTCCAGAGCAAGCACAAGCTGAAAGCGGACGGTATCCTTAACGGCGCTACAGCCGAGGCATTGGAAGCCGCATTGATTGAGAAGATTCAGGATCCGAAAGAGGATAATCAAATGAATCGCGGAATTGCTGAGGTCCGGAAGGAAATCGCCGCCAAGGCGTCGAACAAGTAA